Proteins from a single region of Starkeya sp. ORNL1:
- a CDS encoding LL-diaminopimelate aminotransferase translates to MTDFHRIRRLPPYVFEQVNRVKAAARNAGADIVDLGMGNPDLDAPAHVVEKLKDTIGRPRTDRYSASKGIPGLRRAQAAYYERRFGVKVDPERQVVATLGSKEGFANMAQAITAPGDVILVPNPSYPIHAFGFLMAGAAIRSVPCEPGPDFFHALERAVAHSIPSPLALVLCYPSNPTACVADLDFYRDVVAFAKKHDLIVLSDLAYSEVYFDDNPPPSVLQVPGAMDVTVEFTSMSKTFSMAGWRMGFAVGNERLIAALARVKSYLDYGAYTPIQVAATAALNGPQDCIAEMREVYKKRRDALVDSFGRAGWEIPSPNASMFAWAPIPEKFRSLGSLEFSKLLIEKADVAVAPGVGFGEHGDDYVRIALVENEQRIRQAARNVRRFLESGAETLHNVVPLAAAR, encoded by the coding sequence ATGACTGACTTCCACCGCATCCGCCGGCTGCCACCTTACGTTTTCGAGCAAGTCAACCGCGTCAAGGCGGCCGCTCGCAACGCCGGGGCCGACATCGTGGACCTCGGCATGGGCAATCCCGACCTCGACGCTCCGGCCCATGTGGTCGAGAAGCTGAAGGACACCATTGGCCGGCCGCGCACCGATCGCTATTCGGCCTCCAAGGGCATTCCGGGGCTGCGCCGCGCGCAGGCGGCCTATTATGAGCGCCGCTTCGGCGTGAAGGTCGATCCGGAGCGCCAGGTGGTCGCCACGCTCGGCTCCAAGGAAGGCTTCGCCAATATGGCGCAGGCCATCACTGCGCCGGGCGACGTGATCCTGGTGCCGAACCCGAGCTATCCGATCCACGCCTTCGGCTTCCTTATGGCTGGTGCGGCGATCCGCTCGGTACCATGTGAGCCGGGACCGGACTTCTTCCACGCGCTGGAGCGCGCCGTGGCGCATTCGATTCCCTCGCCGCTGGCGCTGGTACTTTGCTACCCGTCGAACCCGACCGCCTGCGTCGCCGACCTCGATTTCTATCGCGACGTCGTGGCGTTCGCGAAGAAGCACGACCTCATCGTGCTGTCCGACCTCGCTTATTCCGAGGTGTATTTCGACGACAACCCGCCGCCCTCGGTGCTGCAGGTTCCGGGCGCCATGGATGTGACGGTGGAGTTCACCTCGATGTCCAAGACCTTCTCCATGGCCGGCTGGCGCATGGGCTTCGCGGTCGGCAATGAGCGGTTGATCGCGGCGCTGGCGCGGGTGAAGTCCTATCTCGACTATGGCGCCTATACGCCGATCCAGGTGGCGGCGACCGCCGCGCTCAATGGCCCGCAGGACTGCATCGCCGAGATGCGCGAGGTCTACAAGAAGCGCCGCGACGCCCTCGTCGACAGCTTCGGCCGGGCCGGGTGGGAGATTCCCTCGCCCAACGCCTCGATGTTCGCCTGGGCGCCGATCCCGGAGAAATTCCGTTCGCTGGGCAGCCTGGAGTTCTCCAAGCTGTTGATCGAGAAGGCGGATGTCGCCGTGGCGCCGGGCGTCGGCTTCGGCGAGCACGGCGACGATTATGTCCGCATCGCCCTGGTGGAGAACGAGCAGCGCATCCGCCAGGCGGCGCGCAATGTCCGCCGCTTCCTTGAATCGGGCGCGGAAACATTGCACAACGTCGTCCCTCTCGCCGCGGCGCGCTGA
- the phaC gene encoding class I poly(R)-hydroxyalkanoic acid synthase, with amino-acid sequence MDLEAFAGNLARLVEEGGRAMAAYLRPREDGRIKDDVAEDIAEVMKTLGQVAEYWLSDPRRTVEAQSRLFGGYLSLWSSTLKRLGGEETDPVAAPSVRDARFADPAWSSNPFFDALKQTYLLTSNWAEGLVKEAEIDEHTKHKADFYVRQIAGAVSPSNFVLTNPELLRTTLESNGENLVRGMKMLAEDIEAGGGDLRIRQSDDSKFKVGENLATTPGKVIFQNELMQLIQYAPSTETVLRIPVVIIPPWINKFYILDLNPEKSFIRWAVAQGLTVFVVSWVNPGPELGGKGFADYMQDGVLKAIEVARQAAHTREVHAVGYCVGGTMLAITLAWLAAMRRKVGIRSASFLTTQVDFSQAGDLKVFIDEEQIANLERKMLETGVMEGRKMANAFNMLRANDLIWPYVVNNYLKGQAPFPFDMLYWNSDSTRLPAANHSFYLRNCYLDNRLATGELELAGRKLDLSQISLPTYCLATREDHIAPAASVFLGMQLFGNATRFVLAGSGHIAGVINPPARAKYQYWTGGAPKGTVESWIGKAEMHAGSWWPDWFAWIQQQDSHEVPAREPGGGRLAPIEDAPGSYVKVRG; translated from the coding sequence ATCGATCTGGAAGCCTTTGCCGGCAACCTCGCCCGCCTCGTCGAAGAGGGCGGACGGGCCATGGCAGCCTATCTGCGTCCGCGCGAGGACGGCCGTATCAAGGACGACGTCGCCGAGGACATCGCCGAGGTGATGAAGACACTCGGGCAGGTCGCGGAATACTGGCTCTCCGACCCGCGGCGCACGGTCGAGGCGCAGTCGCGGCTGTTCGGCGGCTATCTCTCGCTGTGGTCGTCGACGCTGAAGCGGCTCGGCGGCGAGGAGACCGATCCGGTGGCGGCGCCGAGCGTGCGCGATGCGCGCTTCGCCGATCCCGCCTGGAGCAGCAATCCGTTCTTCGACGCGCTCAAGCAGACCTATCTGCTCACCTCGAACTGGGCCGAGGGCCTGGTCAAGGAAGCCGAGATCGACGAGCACACCAAGCACAAGGCGGATTTCTACGTCCGCCAGATCGCCGGCGCGGTGTCGCCCTCGAACTTCGTCCTGACCAATCCGGAGCTGCTGCGCACCACCCTCGAATCCAATGGCGAGAACCTGGTGCGCGGCATGAAGATGCTGGCGGAGGATATCGAGGCCGGCGGCGGCGATCTGAGGATCCGCCAGTCCGACGATTCCAAGTTCAAGGTCGGCGAGAACCTCGCCACCACGCCGGGCAAGGTGATCTTCCAGAACGAGCTGATGCAACTCATCCAGTATGCGCCGAGCACCGAGACGGTGCTGCGCATCCCGGTGGTGATCATCCCGCCCTGGATCAACAAGTTCTACATATTGGACCTCAATCCGGAGAAGTCGTTCATCCGCTGGGCGGTGGCGCAGGGCCTCACCGTGTTCGTGGTCTCCTGGGTCAATCCCGGTCCGGAGCTCGGCGGCAAGGGCTTCGCCGACTACATGCAGGACGGCGTGCTGAAGGCGATCGAGGTCGCCAGGCAGGCCGCGCACACCCGCGAGGTGCATGCGGTCGGCTACTGCGTCGGCGGCACCATGCTCGCCATCACGCTGGCCTGGCTGGCGGCGATGCGCCGCAAGGTGGGCATACGCTCCGCCAGCTTCCTCACCACCCAGGTCGATTTCTCCCAGGCCGGCGACCTCAAGGTGTTCATCGACGAGGAGCAGATCGCTAACCTCGAGCGCAAGATGCTCGAGACCGGGGTGATGGAAGGCCGCAAGATGGCCAATGCCTTCAACATGCTCAGGGCCAATGACCTGATCTGGCCCTATGTCGTGAACAATTACCTGAAGGGCCAGGCGCCCTTCCCGTTCGACATGCTGTACTGGAATTCGGATTCGACGCGGCTGCCGGCGGCGAACCATTCCTTCTATCTGCGCAATTGCTATCTCGACAATCGCCTCGCCACCGGCGAGCTGGAACTGGCCGGGCGCAAGCTCGACCTCTCGCAGATCTCGCTGCCGACCTATTGCCTCGCCACCCGCGAGGACCACATCGCTCCCGCGGCATCAGTGTTCCTCGGCATGCAGCTGTTCGGCAACGCCACGCGTTTCGTGCTGGCGGGATCCGGGCACATTGCCGGCGTCATCAACCCGCCGGCGCGCGCCAAGTACCAGTATTGGACCGGCGGGGCGCCGAAGGGGACGGTGGAGAGCTGGATCGGCAAGGCGGAGATGCATGCCGGCTCGTGGTGGCCGGACTGGTTCGCCTGGATCCAGCAGCAGGACAGCCACGAAGTGCCGGCGCGCGAGCCCGGCGGCGGCCGCCTCGCCCCGATCGAGGACGCGCCGGGCAGCTATGTGAAGGTGCGGGGCTGA
- the argC gene encoding N-acetyl-gamma-glutamyl-phosphate reductase, giving the protein MSDAKARIAILGASGYTGSELLRLLLRHPRAAIVALTADRKAGQAMADVFPQFAPFDLPKLVTIDELDWSGIDLAFCALPHGTTQQVIKRSFELAPHIKIVDLSADFRLRDPGAYEQWYGHPHQALELQQEAVYGLVELYRSDIKKARLVANPGCYTTTAILPVVPLIEAGAIEPENIVIDAKSGVTGAGRSAKESLLFSEVTDGMHAYGVGNHRHMGELDQEYSKAAGRSIVPSFTPHLVPMNRGIYATIYVKTAPGVGAAGVHRVLADFYKAEPFVHVLPAGQVPQSRFVKGSNMAFIGVVPDRQPDRVIIISATDNLVKGASGQAVQNMNLVLGYPETLGLEQIALFP; this is encoded by the coding sequence ATGTCGGACGCCAAGGCGCGGATCGCGATACTCGGGGCTTCGGGCTATACGGGCTCGGAACTGCTGCGCCTGTTGCTGCGCCATCCGCGAGCCGCCATCGTCGCGCTGACCGCCGACCGCAAGGCCGGCCAGGCGATGGCTGACGTGTTCCCGCAATTCGCGCCGTTCGACCTGCCGAAGCTCGTCACCATCGACGAGCTTGACTGGTCCGGCATCGATCTCGCTTTCTGCGCGCTGCCGCACGGCACCACGCAGCAGGTGATCAAGCGTTCCTTCGAACTGGCGCCGCACATCAAGATCGTGGACCTGTCGGCCGATTTCCGGCTGCGCGATCCCGGCGCCTATGAGCAATGGTACGGGCATCCGCACCAGGCGCTCGAATTGCAGCAGGAGGCGGTCTACGGCCTCGTCGAGCTGTATCGCTCCGACATCAAGAAGGCGCGCCTCGTCGCCAATCCTGGCTGCTACACCACGACGGCGATCCTCCCCGTTGTCCCGCTGATCGAGGCCGGCGCCATCGAGCCGGAGAACATCGTCATCGACGCCAAGAGCGGCGTCACCGGCGCCGGCCGCTCGGCCAAGGAGTCGCTGCTCTTCTCCGAGGTGACCGATGGCATGCACGCCTATGGCGTCGGCAATCACCGGCACATGGGCGAGCTCGACCAGGAATATTCTAAGGCCGCCGGCCGCAGCATCGTGCCGAGCTTCACGCCGCATCTGGTGCCGATGAACCGCGGCATCTACGCCACCATCTATGTGAAGACCGCGCCGGGTGTCGGCGCCGCCGGCGTGCACCGGGTGCTGGCGGATTTCTACAAGGCCGAGCCGTTCGTCCACGTGCTGCCGGCCGGCCAGGTACCGCAGTCGCGCTTCGTGAAAGGCTCGAACATGGCGTTCATCGGCGTGGTGCCGGATCGCCAGCCGGATCGCGTCATCATCATCTCGGCGACCGACAATCTGGTGAAGGGCGCCTCCGGCCAGGCGGTGCAGAACATGAACCTGGTGCTCGGCTATCCCGAGACGCTCGGCCTGGAGCAGATCGCGCTGTTCCCGTGA
- the parE gene encoding DNA topoisomerase IV subunit B, translating to MAKPNDLFAAIPEPEPRRPAREPRPAAPPAEAAYTAAHIEVLEGLEPVRRRPGMYIGGTDEKAMHHLFAEVIDNSMDEAVAGHATFIDVEMTADGFITVTDNGRGIPVENHPKFPGKSTLEVILTVLHAGGKFDSKVYETSGGLHGVGASVVNALSDVLEVEVARNQVLYKQSYSRGIPQGKVQEVGRVQNRRGTRVRFRPDPQIFGEGARFKPARVFRMSRSKAYLFGGVEVRWSCDAELVAGTDVPEKATFRFPGGLRDYLAGDIEGQTRVHPDIFAGKITKPGGHGSVEWAVAWLGDADGGVSSYCNTIPTIEGGTHETGFRVALLRGLRDHAERTGNAKRAASITTDDVMVGCAAMLSVFIREPEFQGQTKEKLATSEATRIVETAIRDPFDHWLGGNPVQASKLLDWVVERAEERLRRRQEKEISRKTAVRKLRLPGKLADCSNNSAAGSEIFIVEGDSAGGSAKQARERQTQAVLPLRGKILNVASAGKDKLAQNQQLSDLMQALGCGTGTQYRDQDLRYERVIIMTDADVDGAHIASLLVTFFFRQTPKLIENGHLFLAVPPLYRITQGTKTLYARDEPHRDALLKSEFSGRGKVEIGRFKGLGEMMPAQLKETTMSPKTRLLLRVTVGDAEQVATADTVERLMGNKPESRFAFISERAAFAGEELLDI from the coding sequence ATGGCCAAGCCGAACGACCTGTTCGCCGCGATTCCCGAGCCGGAACCGCGGCGCCCGGCGCGCGAGCCGCGCCCCGCCGCGCCGCCCGCCGAAGCTGCCTATACCGCGGCCCATATCGAAGTGCTGGAAGGGCTCGAGCCGGTGCGGCGCCGGCCGGGCATGTATATCGGCGGCACCGACGAGAAGGCGATGCATCACCTCTTCGCCGAGGTGATCGATAATTCGATGGACGAGGCGGTGGCCGGCCATGCCACCTTCATCGATGTGGAGATGACCGCCGACGGCTTCATCACCGTCACCGACAATGGCCGCGGCATCCCGGTGGAGAACCACCCGAAATTCCCCGGCAAGTCGACGCTCGAAGTGATCCTCACCGTGCTGCATGCCGGCGGCAAGTTCGACAGCAAGGTCTATGAGACCTCCGGCGGCCTGCATGGCGTCGGCGCATCGGTGGTGAACGCGCTCTCCGACGTGTTGGAGGTCGAGGTCGCGCGCAACCAGGTACTCTACAAGCAGAGCTATTCGCGCGGCATCCCGCAGGGCAAGGTGCAGGAGGTCGGCCGGGTGCAGAACCGGCGCGGCACCCGCGTGCGCTTCCGGCCCGATCCGCAGATCTTCGGCGAGGGCGCGCGCTTCAAGCCGGCCCGCGTGTTCCGCATGTCGCGCTCCAAGGCGTATCTGTTCGGCGGCGTCGAGGTGCGCTGGAGCTGTGACGCCGAGCTCGTCGCCGGGACCGATGTCCCGGAAAAGGCGACGTTCCGCTTTCCGGGAGGCCTGCGCGACTATCTCGCCGGCGACATCGAGGGCCAGACCCGCGTTCATCCCGACATCTTCGCCGGCAAGATAACCAAGCCCGGCGGGCACGGTTCGGTGGAATGGGCGGTGGCGTGGCTCGGCGATGCCGATGGCGGCGTCTCCTCCTATTGCAACACCATCCCGACCATCGAGGGCGGCACCCACGAAACCGGGTTCCGCGTGGCACTGCTGCGCGGCCTGCGCGACCATGCCGAGCGCACCGGCAATGCCAAGCGGGCGGCAAGCATCACCACCGACGACGTGATGGTGGGCTGCGCGGCGATGCTCTCGGTGTTCATCCGCGAGCCGGAATTCCAGGGCCAGACCAAGGAGAAGCTCGCCACCTCCGAGGCGACGCGCATCGTCGAGACCGCGATCCGCGATCCGTTCGACCATTGGCTCGGCGGCAATCCGGTTCAGGCCAGCAAACTGCTCGACTGGGTGGTGGAGCGCGCCGAGGAGCGGCTGCGGCGCCGGCAGGAGAAGGAGATCTCCCGCAAGACCGCGGTTCGCAAGCTCCGTTTGCCGGGCAAGCTCGCAGACTGCTCGAACAATTCGGCGGCCGGCTCCGAGATCTTCATCGTCGAGGGCGATTCGGCCGGCGGCTCCGCCAAGCAGGCGCGCGAGCGCCAGACCCAGGCGGTGCTGCCGCTGCGCGGCAAGATCCTCAACGTCGCGAGCGCCGGCAAGGATAAGCTGGCGCAGAACCAGCAGCTCTCCGACCTGATGCAGGCGCTCGGCTGCGGCACCGGCACGCAGTATCGCGACCAGGACCTGCGCTATGAGCGGGTCATCATCATGACCGACGCCGATGTCGACGGCGCGCACATCGCCTCGCTGCTCGTCACCTTCTTCTTCCGGCAGACGCCGAAGCTGATCGAAAACGGGCATCTGTTCCTCGCCGTGCCGCCGCTCTATCGCATCACGCAAGGCACCAAGACGCTCTATGCGCGCGACGAGCCGCACCGCGACGCTCTGCTGAAGAGCGAGTTCAGCGGGCGCGGCAAGGTGGAGATCGGCCGCTTCAAGGGCCTCGGCGAGATGATGCCGGCGCAGCTCAAGGAAACCACGATGAGCCCGAAGACGCGCCTGCTGCTGCGCGTCACTGTCGGCGACGCCGAGCAGGTCGCCACCGCCGACACGGTGGAGCGGCTGATGGGCAACAAGCCGGAAAGCCGGTTCGCCTTCATCTCCGAGCGCGCGGCGTTCGCAGGCGAAGAATTGCTGGATATCTGA
- a CDS encoding VOC family protein — MLDHVGFAVSDFDRSKAFYLNALKPLGMSLVMEVTAEQTGNGAAAGFGSDGKPYFWIGEEDAVGSHVHVALASPDRRSVDAFYEAAMAAGARDNGAPGLRPHYHPDYYGAFVLDPDGHNIEAVCHKPE; from the coding sequence ATGCTCGACCATGTCGGTTTTGCCGTTTCGGATTTCGACCGTTCGAAGGCCTTCTATCTCAACGCCTTGAAGCCGCTCGGCATGTCCCTGGTCATGGAGGTCACGGCCGAGCAGACCGGCAATGGCGCGGCGGCGGGCTTCGGCTCGGACGGCAAGCCGTATTTCTGGATCGGCGAGGAGGACGCGGTCGGAAGCCATGTGCATGTGGCGCTTGCCTCGCCCGACCGCCGTTCGGTCGACGCCTTCTATGAGGCAGCGATGGCGGCGGGCGCCCGCGACAATGGCGCGCCGGGACTGCGCCCGCATTACCACCCGGATTATTACGGCGCCTTCGTGCTCGATCCCGACGGCCACAATATCGAGGCGGTCTGCCACAAGCCCGAGTGA
- a CDS encoding LysE family translocator, giving the protein MIPLDTLLIFIPAALALNLTPGNDMLFCLGQGMKSGPRAGMAASLGIATGGFIYTLAAGIGLASLLVAHPGAFEAIRWGGVFYLVWLAIQAFRRPVVLTAPQGARGSAWKAGRDAVVVSLLNPKIAVFVLAFLPQFVDPARGSTFLQFLLLGTVFNVGGTLVNLAVGGFAGSIGRWLAASRRAARAFQMLTGFVFLGLAARIAFDRR; this is encoded by the coding sequence ATGATCCCCCTCGACACCCTCCTCATCTTCATCCCCGCCGCCCTCGCGCTGAACCTCACGCCGGGCAACGACATGCTGTTCTGCCTCGGCCAAGGCATGAAGTCGGGCCCGAGGGCGGGGATGGCGGCGAGTCTCGGCATCGCCACCGGCGGCTTCATCTACACTCTGGCCGCGGGGATCGGGCTGGCATCGCTGCTCGTCGCGCACCCGGGCGCGTTCGAGGCGATACGCTGGGGTGGCGTCTTCTATCTGGTGTGGCTGGCGATCCAGGCGTTCCGCCGGCCGGTCGTGCTCACGGCGCCGCAAGGGGCGCGCGGCAGCGCGTGGAAAGCCGGGCGCGATGCCGTGGTGGTGAGCCTGCTCAATCCCAAGATCGCGGTGTTCGTGCTGGCTTTCCTGCCGCAATTCGTCGATCCGGCGCGCGGCTCGACCTTCCTGCAATTCCTGCTGCTGGGCACCGTCTTCAATGTCGGCGGCACGCTGGTCAATCTGGCGGTGGGCGGCTTTGCCGGCAGCATCGGCCGCTGGCTGGCGGCGAGCCGCCGCGCGGCGCGTGCCTTCCAGATGCTGACCGGCTTCGTCTTTCTCGGCCTTGCCGCACGGATCGCGTTCGATCGGCGCTGA
- a CDS encoding GreA/GreB family elongation factor encodes MSRAFVKEDSGAEVLPERPISPNRNLVTRRGLALIEAEIERLREELATAGGQGDRDGVARASRDLRYWTARRANAEPVDPPAEGDTVTVGMAVTLVDEDDEQRTWRIVGEDEADPKAGRIAWSAPVARTLLGKTVGEEVALPAGTMEIVAIDRESERF; translated from the coding sequence ATGAGCCGTGCCTTCGTGAAGGAGGATTCCGGCGCCGAGGTGCTCCCCGAGCGCCCGATCAGCCCGAATCGCAACCTCGTCACCCGTCGCGGCCTCGCTCTGATCGAGGCCGAGATCGAGCGCTTGCGCGAGGAACTCGCCACTGCCGGCGGGCAGGGGGATCGCGACGGCGTCGCCCGCGCCTCGCGCGACCTGCGCTACTGGACCGCCCGCCGTGCCAATGCCGAGCCGGTCGATCCGCCGGCCGAGGGCGATACCGTCACCGTCGGCATGGCGGTGACGCTGGTCGACGAGGATGACGAACAGCGCACCTGGCGCATCGTCGGCGAGGACGAGGCCGATCCCAAGGCCGGCCGCATCGCCTGGAGCGCCCCGGTCGCCCGCACCCTGCTGGGCAAGACGGTCGGCGAGGAGGTCGCGCTGCCGGCGGGGACCATGGAGATCGTGGCGATCGATCGCGAGTCGGAGAGGTTTTGA